In the genome of Desulfuromonas sp. DDH964, one region contains:
- the mtnA gene encoding S-methyl-5-thioribose-1-phosphate isomerase codes for MSIKPILFENDTLKMLDQRLLPTAEVWLDYRDYREVATAITTMVVRGAPAIGVAAAFGAALGARDIFAASFDEFQTEFNQVCAVLAATRPTAVNLFWALERMKGCAREHRQLAGIDLKERLLAEALEIAAEDERRNRALGAFGEKLIPDGARILTHCNAGALATAGYGTALGVIRAAVEAGKKVAVLADETRPWLQGARLTAWELQRDEIPVTLICDNMAGALMAQGAIDCVIVGADRIAANGDTANKIGTYTVAVLAREHGLPFYVAAPTSTVDLDLADGSAIPIEERAAQEVTHTAAGVQLAPTGVAVRNPAFDVTPARLITAIITERGVATGDYEKRLQELVKGA; via the coding sequence ATGTCGATCAAGCCGATCCTCTTCGAAAACGACACCCTGAAGATGCTCGACCAGCGCCTGCTGCCCACGGCGGAGGTCTGGCTCGACTACCGTGACTACCGCGAAGTCGCCACGGCGATCACCACCATGGTGGTGCGCGGCGCGCCGGCGATCGGGGTGGCGGCGGCCTTCGGCGCGGCACTCGGCGCCCGCGACATCTTCGCCGCTTCCTTCGACGAGTTCCAGACCGAGTTCAACCAGGTCTGCGCGGTACTCGCCGCGACCCGCCCCACCGCGGTCAACCTCTTCTGGGCGCTGGAGCGGATGAAGGGGTGCGCCCGGGAGCATCGGCAGCTGGCCGGCATCGATCTCAAGGAGCGGCTGCTGGCCGAGGCGCTGGAAATCGCCGCCGAAGATGAGCGCCGCAACCGGGCGCTGGGAGCCTTCGGGGAGAAACTGATCCCGGACGGCGCCCGCATCCTCACCCACTGCAACGCCGGGGCGCTGGCGACCGCCGGCTACGGGACGGCGCTGGGGGTGATCCGCGCTGCCGTCGAAGCGGGGAAGAAGGTCGCGGTCCTCGCCGACGAAACCCGCCCCTGGCTGCAGGGGGCGCGCCTCACCGCCTGGGAGCTACAACGGGACGAAATTCCGGTCACCCTGATCTGTGACAACATGGCCGGGGCGCTGATGGCTCAGGGGGCGATCGACTGCGTGATTGTCGGCGCCGACCGCATCGCCGCCAATGGCGACACCGCCAACAAGATCGGCACCTACACGGTGGCGGTGCTGGCCAGGGAGCACGGTCTCCCCTTCTATGTCGCGGCGCCGACCTCGACTGTCGACCTCGACCTCGCCGACGGCAGCGCCATCCCCATCGAGGAGCGCGCGGCGCAGGAGGTGACTCACACCGCCGCCGGCGTCCAGCTCGCGCCGACCGGGGTCGCGGTACGCAATCCCGCCTTCGATGTCACCCCGGCGCGACTGATCACGGCGATCATCACCGAGCGCGGCGTCGCCACCGGGGACTACGAGAAGCGGCTGCAGGAGCTGGTCAAGGGAGCCTGA
- the gatB gene encoding Asp-tRNA(Asn)/Glu-tRNA(Gln) amidotransferase subunit GatB → MTTSNYEIVIGLEVHVQLTTRTKIFCGCSTRFGNTPNSQTCPVCLGLPGALPVLNRQVAENAIMAGLATNCRIAPRSIFARKNYFYPDLPKGYQISQFELPICEHGHLDIETEAGGRKRIGITRIHMEEDAGKLLHGDSPESAGNSLVDLNRACTPLLEIVSEPDMRSPDEAIAYLKKLHQIVVYLDICDGNLEEGSFRCDANVSIRPWGQKEFGTRAELKNINSFRFIKQAIEYEVERQAELIEDGGKVIQETRLYDPTTGTTRSMRGKEEAHDYRYFPDPDLVPLVVDGEWIERVRAALPELPTARLQRFISDYGLPRYDAEVLTAERAVADYYDACVARHNNPKACSNWVMGEVTRGLNNAGIGIATCPVTPEFLAGLLKRIDDNTISGNIAKKVFETMWQSGESADEIIEKQGLKQVTDSGAIEAIIDEILAANQGQVEEYRGGKEKVFGFFVGQVMKASKGKANPAAVNELLKKKLQG, encoded by the coding sequence ATGACTACCAGCAATTACGAAATCGTCATCGGCCTGGAAGTGCATGTCCAGCTCACCACCCGCACCAAGATCTTCTGCGGCTGCTCGACCCGCTTCGGCAACACTCCCAACTCCCAGACCTGCCCGGTCTGCCTCGGCCTGCCCGGGGCGCTGCCGGTCCTCAACCGGCAGGTGGCGGAGAATGCGATCATGGCTGGGCTGGCGACCAACTGCCGGATCGCCCCGCGCTCGATCTTCGCCCGCAAGAACTACTTCTATCCCGACCTCCCTAAGGGGTACCAGATCTCCCAGTTCGAGCTGCCGATCTGCGAGCATGGCCACCTCGACATCGAGACCGAGGCCGGCGGCAGGAAACGGATCGGTATCACCCGCATCCACATGGAGGAGGATGCCGGCAAGCTTCTCCACGGCGACAGCCCGGAGAGCGCCGGCAACTCCCTGGTCGACCTCAACCGCGCCTGCACCCCGCTGCTGGAGATCGTCTCCGAGCCGGACATGCGCTCTCCCGACGAGGCAATCGCCTACCTGAAGAAACTGCACCAGATCGTCGTCTACCTCGACATCTGCGACGGCAACCTCGAAGAGGGATCGTTCCGCTGCGACGCCAACGTCTCGATCCGCCCCTGGGGGCAGAAAGAATTCGGCACCCGTGCCGAGCTGAAGAACATCAACTCCTTCCGCTTCATCAAGCAGGCGATCGAGTACGAGGTCGAGCGCCAGGCCGAGCTGATCGAGGACGGCGGCAAGGTAATTCAGGAGACCCGTCTCTACGACCCCACCACCGGCACCACCCGCTCGATGCGCGGCAAGGAGGAGGCCCACGACTACCGCTACTTCCCCGACCCCGACCTGGTGCCGCTGGTGGTCGATGGGGAGTGGATCGAACGGGTTCGCGCAGCGCTGCCGGAGCTCCCCACGGCGCGCCTGCAGCGCTTCATCAGCGACTACGGTCTTCCCCGCTACGACGCCGAGGTCCTCACCGCCGAACGGGCGGTCGCCGACTATTACGATGCCTGCGTGGCCCGCCACAACAACCCCAAGGCCTGCTCCAACTGGGTGATGGGGGAGGTGACCCGCGGCCTCAATAATGCCGGGATCGGCATTGCCACCTGCCCGGTCACCCCGGAGTTCCTTGCCGGCCTGTTGAAGCGCATCGATGACAACACCATCTCCGGCAATATCGCCAAGAAGGTCTTCGAAACGATGTGGCAGAGCGGCGAGAGCGCCGATGAAATCATCGAGAAGCAGGGATTGAAGCAGGTCACCGACAGCGGTGCCATCGAGGCGATCATCGACGAGATTCTCGCTGCCAACCAGGGGCAGGTCGAGGAGTACCGCGGCGGCAAGGAGAAGGTCTTTGGCTTCTTCGTCGGCCAGGTGATGAAGGCGAGCAAAGGGAAGGCAAACCCGGCCGCCGTCAACGAGCTGCTGAAAAAGAAACTGCAGGGATGA
- the gatA gene encoding Asp-tRNA(Asn)/Glu-tRNA(Gln) amidotransferase subunit GatA, with the protein MNLIDLPIHDLRQQLRSKSISALELTRAYLMQIEASNPQLNSFITVCGEQALAAAATADNLLAAGEAQPLTGIPLALKDIFVTAGVRTTCASRILENFVPPYDGTAVARLRSQGAILLGKLNMDEFAMGSSNENSHFGPTRNPWNLACVPGGSSGGSATAVAACQAAATLGTDTGGSIRQPAAHCGVVGLKPTYGRVSRYGVIAYASSLDQVGPLARDVEDCSLMLQAVAGFDPLDSTSVDTPVPDYGATLKKGVKGLRIGLPREYFIDGLDPEVRSAVEAAIATYRQLGAEIVEVSLPHTDYAVACYYLIATAEASSNLARYDGVRYGLRVDRGQGLIDMYSASRAAGFGTEVKRRIMLGTYALSSGYYDAYYLKAQKVRTLIRQDFLDAFEKVDVILTPVAPTAAFKIGEKTADPLQMYLSDIFTIPVNLAGTCGIALPCGATADGLPIGLQLIGRPFDEATLLRSGYAFEQATEWHKRKPELS; encoded by the coding sequence ATGAACCTGATCGATCTGCCTATCCACGATCTGCGCCAGCAGCTGCGCAGCAAAAGTATCTCCGCCCTCGAGCTGACCCGCGCCTACCTGATGCAGATCGAGGCCAGCAACCCGCAGCTCAACAGCTTTATTACCGTCTGCGGCGAGCAGGCCCTGGCCGCTGCGGCGACAGCCGATAACCTGCTGGCAGCCGGCGAAGCCCAGCCGCTGACCGGCATTCCGCTGGCGCTCAAGGATATCTTCGTCACCGCCGGTGTGCGCACCACCTGCGCCTCGCGCATTCTCGAGAACTTCGTGCCGCCCTACGACGGCACCGCGGTCGCGCGGTTGCGCAGCCAGGGCGCGATCCTGCTCGGCAAGCTCAACATGGACGAATTCGCCATGGGGAGCTCCAACGAGAACAGCCATTTCGGGCCGACCAGGAACCCCTGGAACCTGGCCTGCGTCCCGGGCGGCTCTTCGGGCGGGAGCGCCACAGCGGTCGCCGCGTGTCAGGCGGCGGCGACCCTCGGCACCGACACCGGCGGCTCGATCCGCCAGCCCGCCGCCCACTGCGGCGTAGTCGGTCTCAAGCCGACCTACGGCCGGGTCTCCCGCTACGGAGTGATCGCCTACGCCTCCTCCCTCGACCAGGTCGGGCCGCTGGCCCGCGACGTCGAGGATTGCAGCCTGATGCTGCAGGCGGTGGCAGGCTTCGACCCCCTCGATTCGACCTCCGTCGACACTCCGGTCCCCGACTACGGGGCGACCCTGAAAAAGGGTGTCAAGGGGCTGCGCATCGGCCTGCCCCGGGAATATTTCATCGACGGCCTCGACCCCGAGGTGCGCAGCGCCGTCGAGGCGGCGATCGCCACCTATCGCCAGCTCGGCGCCGAGATCGTCGAGGTCAGCCTGCCGCACACCGATTACGCCGTCGCCTGCTACTACCTGATCGCCACCGCCGAGGCCTCGAGCAACCTCGCCCGCTACGATGGCGTCCGTTATGGGCTGCGCGTCGACCGCGGCCAGGGGCTGATCGACATGTACAGTGCCAGCCGCGCCGCCGGCTTCGGTACCGAAGTCAAGCGCCGCATCATGCTCGGCACCTACGCCCTCTCCTCCGGTTACTACGACGCCTACTACCTCAAGGCACAGAAGGTCCGCACCCTGATCCGCCAGGACTTTCTCGACGCCTTCGAAAAGGTCGACGTCATCCTCACCCCGGTGGCGCCGACCGCCGCCTTCAAGATCGGTGAGAAGACCGCCGATCCCCTGCAGATGTACCTCTCGGATATTTTCACCATCCCGGTCAATCTCGCCGGCACCTGCGGCATCGCCCTCCCCTGCGGCGCGACCGCGGACGGGCTGCCGATCGGTCTGCAGCTGATCGGCAGGCCCTTCGACGAGGCGACCCTGCTGCGCAGCGGCTACGCCTTCGAACAGGCGACCGAATGGCACAAGCGCAAGCCGGAACTCTCATAG
- the gatC gene encoding Asp-tRNA(Asn)/Glu-tRNA(Gln) amidotransferase subunit GatC, translated as MKISRAEVDHVARLARLALAEEELAALTGEMDAILGYVDKLNQLDTAGIVPTAHAVPLENAFRDDTVTPSIGAGKALANAPDAAQDCFRVPRVIE; from the coding sequence ATGAAAATCAGCCGTGCCGAAGTCGATCACGTCGCCCGCCTCGCCCGCCTTGCCCTCGCCGAGGAAGAGCTGGCGGCCCTGACCGGTGAAATGGACGCCATTCTCGGCTACGTCGACAAGCTCAATCAGCTCGATACCGCCGGCATCGTCCCGACCGCCCACGCGGTTCCCCTCGAAAACGCGTTCCGGGACGACACCGTGACCCCCTCGATCGGCGCCGGCAAGGCACTGGCCAACGCTCCCGATGCGGCCCAGGACTGTTTCCGGGTCCCCCGTGTGATCGAGTAA
- a CDS encoding OmpA family protein has protein sequence MNRLIVSIGIAAILALGCTAPQTKTGQGAMIGTGVGAAAGAGLGQAIGGNTKSTLIGAGIGAVVGGLAGGSIGKYMDNQEAAMRQQLAGVEAANVQRNANLLAITFKSDFLFDLDSAQLKPGAYDEISRVAQVLVQYPQTNILIAGHTDSSGAEAYNQQLSERRAQVVMNSLAGQGVNPARLTTIGYGESRPIADNNTEAGRQLNRRVEITIAPQQ, from the coding sequence ATGAACAGGCTCATAGTGAGCATTGGAATTGCGGCGATCCTGGCTCTCGGTTGCACGGCGCCCCAGACCAAAACCGGGCAGGGGGCCATGATCGGCACCGGCGTCGGCGCGGCGGCTGGTGCCGGGCTAGGCCAGGCGATCGGCGGCAACACCAAGTCGACCCTGATCGGCGCTGGAATCGGTGCGGTCGTCGGTGGCCTCGCCGGAGGATCGATCGGCAAGTATATGGATAACCAGGAGGCGGCGATGCGCCAGCAACTGGCCGGCGTCGAAGCGGCCAACGTGCAACGCAATGCCAACCTGCTGGCGATCACCTTCAAGTCCGACTTCTTGTTCGACCTCGATTCGGCCCAGCTCAAGCCGGGCGCCTACGATGAAATTTCCCGGGTCGCCCAGGTCCTGGTCCAGTATCCGCAGACCAACATCCTGATCGCCGGCCATACCGACAGCAGCGGCGCCGAGGCCTACAACCAGCAGCTCTCCGAACGTCGCGCCCAGGTGGTGATGAACTCCCTCGCTGGCCAGGGCGTCAACCCGGCGCGCCTGACCACGATCGGCTATGGCGAGAGCCGGCCGATTGCCGACAACAACACCGAGGCCGGTCGCCAGCTGAACCGCCGGGTGGAGATCACCATCGCCCCGCAGCAATAA
- a CDS encoding MIP/aquaporin family protein — protein sequence MEDPGRPVPWLLFGAEFLGTALLVGIGLSLVILNFGAGSPVVGWLPDPGDRRLLTGFLFGTTGALIALSPLGRESGAHINPAVTLAFWLMKKLRGWDALGYLLAQLTGALLGAWPLLLWGRMGRSVAFGATLPGAGYGIWAALLGEVVTTFFLITGLFSFLRHPSLRPFTPALFPFLYAVMVFLEAPMSGTSTNPARSLGPAVISGAWQGWWIYWLGPLLGTLLGVAAFHLSGFDRLQIEVAKLYHFGHDRYGVFHPRHHPRQQK from the coding sequence ATGGAAGATCCTGGCCGACCAGTCCCCTGGCTGTTGTTCGGCGCAGAGTTTCTCGGCACGGCATTGCTGGTCGGTATCGGCCTGTCGCTGGTCATCCTCAATTTTGGTGCGGGGAGCCCGGTGGTCGGCTGGCTACCGGATCCCGGCGACCGCCGACTCCTCACCGGGTTCCTGTTCGGCACCACCGGCGCCCTGATTGCCCTTTCGCCCCTCGGCCGGGAGAGCGGCGCACACATCAACCCGGCCGTCACCCTGGCATTCTGGCTGATGAAGAAGTTGCGCGGCTGGGATGCCCTCGGTTATCTCCTGGCGCAGTTGACCGGTGCCCTGCTCGGCGCCTGGCCGTTGCTCCTCTGGGGGCGCATGGGTCGCAGTGTCGCTTTCGGGGCGACGCTTCCCGGCGCTGGCTACGGCATCTGGGCAGCGTTGCTCGGGGAGGTCGTGACCACCTTCTTCCTCATCACCGGTTTGTTCAGCTTCCTGCGGCATCCCTCGCTGCGACCCTTCACCCCTGCACTCTTCCCCTTCCTCTACGCGGTCATGGTTTTCCTTGAAGCACCAATGTCCGGCACCAGCACCAATCCGGCGCGCAGCCTTGGTCCCGCCGTCATCTCCGGCGCCTGGCAGGGGTGGTGGATCTATTGGCTCGGGCCCCTGCTGGGGACGTTGCTGGGGGTGGCCGCCTTCCACTTGTCCGGTTTTGATCGGTTGCAGATCGAAGTCGCCAAGCTCTACCATTTCGGCCATGACCGTTACGGCGTATTTCACCCCAGACATCATCCTCGGCAGCAGAAATGA
- a CDS encoding SDR family oxidoreductase: MNIRLDGKRALVTGGNSGIGAAIALALGEAGARVAINYVADPAAAEQLVAQIERGGGSALAVQADVADPGAVAAMFATIDAAWGGIDILVNNAGIDGARALSWEADIAAWRKVIDVNLVGAFCCAREASRRMVKQKSGVVLNLSSVHEEIAWSGYSAYAASKAAVGMLTKTLAQEAAPFGVRVLAVAPGAIKTPINRPVWSDPQSLQDLQEKIPLQRIGEPAEIAQMVVVLVSEVASYVTGCTVFVDGGMTDYPDFAHGG; the protein is encoded by the coding sequence ATGAACATCAGACTTGATGGCAAACGGGCTCTCGTTACCGGTGGCAACTCGGGTATCGGCGCGGCGATCGCACTGGCCCTGGGCGAAGCTGGAGCCCGGGTGGCGATCAACTATGTCGCCGATCCGGCAGCGGCAGAGCAACTGGTGGCACAGATCGAGAGGGGGGGCGGCAGCGCCCTGGCAGTTCAGGCCGATGTCGCCGACCCCGGCGCGGTTGCCGCCATGTTCGCTACCATCGATGCCGCCTGGGGCGGGATCGACATTCTCGTCAACAACGCCGGTATCGATGGCGCCCGCGCCCTGAGTTGGGAGGCCGATATCGCTGCCTGGCGCAAGGTGATCGACGTGAACCTTGTCGGTGCCTTCTGCTGTGCGCGTGAAGCATCGCGGCGGATGGTGAAGCAAAAGAGCGGGGTGGTGCTCAACCTCAGCTCGGTGCACGAAGAGATCGCCTGGTCCGGTTACAGCGCCTATGCCGCCAGCAAGGCGGCGGTCGGCATGTTGACCAAGACCCTGGCCCAGGAGGCTGCCCCCTTCGGGGTACGGGTGCTGGCGGTCGCGCCGGGCGCGATCAAGACGCCGATCAATCGTCCGGTCTGGAGCGATCCGCAGAGTCTGCAGGATCTGCAGGAGAAGATTCCGCTGCAACGGATCGGCGAGCCTGCCGAGATTGCGCAGATGGTCGTAGTGCTGGTCTCTGAGGTTGCTTCCTACGTGACCGGCTGCACCGTTTTTGTCGATGGCGGGATGACCGACTATCCCGACTTCGCCCATGGCGGGTGA
- a CDS encoding glucan 1,4-alpha-glucosidase, whose amino-acid sequence MKSLERYAPGWPGIPARWTSSAKSGVGTALGSQSRVWFTLSHGIFNEIYYPRIDQACVRDCGMIVTAGTDFLSEEKRDADSTVTWLAPGVPAFAVVNRCRQGRYRIEKEILADPHRDAILQRTRFIAEQGKIEDYRLHLVLAPHLGNQGGGNNAWLGDYKGLPMLFADQDGIALALACSVPWLQRSVGFVGVSDGWQDLLAHNRMTWDYTRAKNGNVALAAELDLAVGSGECLIVLGFGSNCAEAGNRARAALQSGFAAAQADYGKGWQNWQKELLPLDPEGGEQNLYRVSTAVVALHESGNFPGGLIASLSIPWGFSKGDNDLGGYHLAWPRDLVESAGGLLAAGAAAEVRRVLAFLQATQEADGHWAQNMWLDGSPYWNGIQMDETALPVLLVDLARREEALSAEAVARFWPMVRAAVAYLIRCGPVSMQDRWEEDPGYSPFTIAAEIAALLAAAELAELQQEAAIAGYLRETADVWYAAIDHWMYVTDTDWCRQFEVAGYYVRIAPVESEDGVSRFQQSIPVKNVAPDQAESPACHLISPDALALVRFGLRRADDPRILDTVKVVDALLRTETKQGPVWHRYNGDGYGEHADGAPFDGTGIGRAWPLLTGERAHFELAAGRESEARRLQVALESFAGAEGLLPEQVWDAPDLAERELWFGRPSGSAMPLVWAHAEYLKLLRSLHDGAVFDLPPQTVQRYLVDKTTAGHAVWRFNHKLRTLPVGRTLRIETLAAAVVHWSQDAWATTADARTRDGGLGIHLADLPTAALPAGTAILFTLYWPDTGNWEGTDFMIRIEARPDGG is encoded by the coding sequence ATGAAAAGTCTTGAACGTTACGCCCCGGGCTGGCCGGGGATCCCGGCACGCTGGACCTCCAGCGCCAAGTCGGGGGTCGGTACCGCCCTCGGGAGTCAGAGCCGGGTCTGGTTCACCCTCAGTCACGGCATCTTCAATGAAATCTATTATCCGCGTATCGATCAGGCCTGCGTGCGCGACTGTGGGATGATCGTCACCGCCGGCACCGACTTCCTGTCAGAAGAAAAACGCGACGCCGACTCCACGGTCACCTGGCTGGCTCCGGGTGTCCCGGCCTTTGCCGTCGTAAATCGCTGCCGCCAGGGGCGTTACCGCATTGAAAAGGAGATTCTCGCCGACCCGCATCGGGACGCGATACTGCAACGGACCCGCTTCATCGCCGAGCAGGGCAAGATTGAGGATTATCGCCTGCACCTGGTGCTGGCGCCGCACCTCGGCAACCAGGGGGGCGGTAACAACGCCTGGCTCGGGGACTACAAGGGGCTGCCGATGCTCTTCGCCGATCAGGACGGTATCGCCCTTGCGCTCGCCTGCTCCGTCCCCTGGTTGCAGCGTTCGGTTGGCTTTGTCGGGGTTTCGGACGGTTGGCAGGACCTGCTCGCTCACAACCGCATGACCTGGGACTACACTCGGGCCAAAAACGGTAATGTCGCTCTCGCTGCCGAACTCGATCTGGCTGTCGGGAGTGGCGAATGTCTGATCGTCCTCGGTTTTGGTAGCAACTGCGCCGAGGCCGGTAATCGTGCCCGGGCCGCGTTGCAGAGTGGCTTCGCGGCGGCGCAGGCGGACTATGGCAAAGGCTGGCAGAACTGGCAAAAAGAGCTCCTTCCCCTCGACCCGGAGGGAGGAGAGCAGAACCTCTACCGGGTCAGTACCGCCGTGGTGGCCCTCCATGAGTCCGGTAATTTTCCCGGCGGGCTGATTGCCAGCCTATCGATCCCCTGGGGCTTCAGCAAGGGCGACAACGACCTCGGCGGCTATCACCTCGCCTGGCCGCGCGATCTGGTGGAGTCGGCAGGCGGGCTGCTGGCGGCTGGAGCTGCGGCCGAGGTGCGTCGGGTCCTTGCTTTTTTGCAGGCCACCCAGGAAGCGGACGGCCACTGGGCGCAGAATATGTGGCTTGACGGGTCCCCCTACTGGAATGGCATCCAGATGGACGAGACCGCCCTGCCGGTCCTCCTGGTCGACCTGGCCCGGCGCGAAGAGGCGTTGAGCGCTGAGGCGGTGGCGCGCTTCTGGCCGATGGTTCGTGCCGCCGTCGCCTACCTGATACGCTGCGGGCCGGTCAGCATGCAGGACCGCTGGGAGGAAGACCCCGGTTATTCGCCCTTCACCATCGCCGCAGAGATCGCCGCCCTGCTGGCGGCGGCGGAACTGGCCGAGCTGCAGCAGGAAGCGGCCATTGCCGGCTACCTGCGCGAGACTGCCGATGTCTGGTACGCGGCGATCGATCACTGGATGTACGTCACCGATACCGACTGGTGCCGGCAATTTGAGGTGGCCGGTTATTACGTACGCATCGCTCCGGTCGAGAGTGAAGACGGTGTGTCGCGCTTTCAGCAGAGCATCCCGGTCAAGAACGTCGCTCCCGATCAGGCCGAAAGTCCTGCCTGTCACCTGATCAGCCCCGACGCCCTGGCGCTGGTCCGCTTCGGGCTGCGGCGCGCTGATGATCCGCGCATCCTCGATACGGTCAAGGTCGTCGATGCGTTGCTCCGGACCGAGACGAAGCAGGGTCCGGTCTGGCATCGTTATAATGGCGACGGCTACGGCGAGCATGCGGACGGCGCGCCCTTCGACGGAACCGGCATCGGCCGCGCCTGGCCGCTTCTGACCGGCGAACGGGCCCATTTCGAACTGGCGGCAGGACGCGAATCCGAGGCCCGGCGGTTACAGGTGGCCCTGGAATCGTTTGCCGGCGCCGAAGGCCTGCTTCCGGAGCAGGTCTGGGACGCGCCCGATCTGGCGGAGCGCGAACTCTGGTTCGGGCGCCCTTCCGGTTCGGCCATGCCGCTGGTCTGGGCGCACGCCGAATACCTCAAGCTGCTGCGCTCCCTGCACGACGGGGCCGTTTTCGATCTGCCGCCGCAGACGGTCCAGCGCTATCTGGTCGACAAAACCACTGCCGGCCATGCGGTGTGGCGCTTCAATCACAAGCTGCGCACCCTGCCGGTCGGGCGGACGCTGCGCATCGAGACGCTGGCGGCTGCGGTCGTTCACTGGAGTCAGGACGCCTGGGCGACCACCGCGGATGCCAGGACCCGGGATGGCGGGTTGGGGATCCATCTGGCCGATTTGCCGACCGCCGCCCTGCCGGCGGGAACAGCCATCTTGTTTACCCTCTACTGGCCTGATACGGGAAACTGGGAAGGGACCGACTTCATGATCCGGATCGAAGCGCGGCCTGACGGCGGTTGA